ACTATGGTCAACTTCTTGCCCCCACTTAGCGAGATTGTCCTTAACCCGTTCAGCGGTAAAGGCTTTGAGATTTTGGTAGAGCGGTAAGTTACTATCCACCTTGAAGCGCTGATAAATTTCTGGGTAGCTATCAGGATAGCCCGCCATAATCGTGATGGCATCCAGTTTAACGATGGCCTTCTTAATGGTTTGTTGGGAAAGCCAGGTATTGTGTTTGAGCCGGTCTTTATAAACTGCAATCATTTCTTCGATCATGGCAGTCACGTCGGCCCGGGCTTCTGGGCCAAAGTACTTCTTACCATAATAACAACCAAAAACTTGGTCAAAAGTATTTACGGTCAGATAGAAAGCGTGTTTTTCCCGGCTCATAGTCTTAGGGTTACCGGATAAAGCCAGGCTATATTGGCTAGCAATTTGACGCAAGTCTTCGGACAAGGCTTGAGCCCCATCACGAGCTACATTAACAATCATCCAAGACTTCAATTCTTCAAAATGGTGGGGGCTGAAAAATTCATCTAAGGCTTCAAAATAGCGCGGTTCCGTTACAATGACGGTTTCTGGCTCTTGTCCAATTAATTCCTTGATAATCGCCTTAAGCGAAAAGTGAGATGTATAACTCTCCACTTCGTCAATGCCCTTAGGATTATAGGACTTGGTATAGTCCGCCAATTCTTCCTGAGACTTCACATAAGGAACAAATAGCGCATCAAAGGCGATAGCTTGGTCGGTATGACGTTGACTCAGTTCATCGCTAAAGCCCATAGCCTTTAAGAGATCAACGGTTGACCGACGCCAAATTTCTAATAATTGCTTACCCGTTCCGTTATCCTCTTCGTAGTAGCCCTTATCAGGCAAGATGGTGTTGGGGCGGCTGAGATAGAGGGCATAATTTACCGTGTTCTTCATGTCGGCCTCGTTGCCCAAATTGAAGACGAAATCATGACCAGCCAATAACCATTGCTTAGAAAAGGCTTGAATTTGGCTAAAGTCGGTCAATTCGTCTACATTTTCCAGGTCAGCTTGGATGGGATTTGCTCCCTCTTGGTCCAAACGATCAAAGTCCATAGCTAATTGATAGAGGGTGATCATTTCTTCCATTTCAGGATTATCTAGTTTGATTTCTCCAGCAGCCATTTTCTCAATGTCTGCCATGGATAATTCTTCAATCCCATCCCGTAAGGCCATGAAACCACCTGTTGAGGACTTGTCTTCAGGGATCTCGGCTTGGTCAATCCACTCCCCGTTCACGGCCATATAGAGGTCTTCTTTTGCTTGGGACATATCTACTGTCATAAATGAACTCCTTTCAAAATTGAAAAAAACTTAGTGTTATTATATCATAGAACGGATTACATGCATTGACTGCATAAAAGACAAGGAAGGAGTTTAGCCATGCGCATTGATAAAGTGATCGGAATCACGGGAAATGACACCCTCAATGACCGGGAATGGGATGAATTTTCCCGGGATTATACCCCCCACGGTTACGTCGACGGGGTCAGTCGGTCAGGAAACCTCCCCATCATCATTCCTATCCATAGCGACCTAAGACGCGCTGAAGACTATATCCAGCGAATTGACGGCTTGATATTTACCGGAGGTCAGGATGTTCACCCCTTGATGTATGGTGAAGACCCAGCTCCCCGCTTAAATGATATCTACCCGAAAAGAGATTACTGGGAAAGAGCCCTCTTTGAAGCAGCACTCAAGTACCAAGTACCCATCCTTGCCGTTTGTCGGGGCTTCCAACTGATTAATATTTTACTAGGAGGAACCGTTTACCAAGACCTTTCCTACTACCCGGTAAAGGACCGCCCTGCTATCCAACACGTTCAAAAACATAGCCGGATGATTTACCCTCACCACTCAGTCACCATTAAGGAAGGCAGTGAGATGTACCGGCTCCTAGGTAACAAAGACAAGGCTCAAGTGAATTCCTACCACCACCAGGCCATCCGTGACCTCGCCCCCAAGTTAGAAGCTACTGCCTGGGCCGCTGATGGAGTCATTGAATCCTACCAATTTGGTGATGACAATGAAAAGCACCCCCTCTTAGGAGTCCAATGGCATCCAGAAATAATGATCCAAAATAACGAAGAAATGATGCCCATCTTTGAATGGTTCTCATACTTCTAAAGAAAAAACGAGACTCAATCGAGTAAGAATAGGCGACAAGCGTCTACCTCTAGCACTCGGTGAAGTCTCGTTTTCTTTTTTAATCAGCAGCCTCTTCGTTATCCATCATATTGTCTAGGGCAATGGCCAGTCCCACCATCACCGCTTCATAATCTTCATCATAGACATCAAGAACAAAGGTATCCCGAATAGCAAAAATCTTATGGTTAATTGAACCAATCTTCTCACCATCAAGGGTAAGCGCAAAATTGTTATCTAGGAAATTCCCCTTCAAGTCCAAATTATAGTCAGGACTAGAAATTTTAACCTTTCTTCTAAAGAAACTCAGACGGTCTTTAATGGTCACTTGACTGCCATCAACAAATTTAATCTGGTACTCTGAAAAGATTTTGAAAAGTTTCCGGTTAATCTCAAAAAGCGGCTGGCCTTGTGGATCAGACACTTTGACTTTATGACCAAAGAACTTAAAGTCTTCATCCACCCGGTAGCAGACCTGACCCTGGTCGTCTTTGATATTATAGTGGTCCGTAATTTTAAAAATTCTCTGTTTAATATATAAACGGCGCATCGTCTGACACAAACCCCTTTCCTTAGTCCCAGCAGTTATCGAAAAAATTACTTGGTCTCTTCTGACTTAAAGGCAGTTGGATCAAAGGCTGAACTTGGTTCTACAGCCACTAACCAATTTAAATTATCCTTATCTGAATTGAGATCAGTAGGTGTCCCTTCGGCTTTTTCATTTTTTCCGACGACTTTACCAGACAAAGGCGCTAAGATATCGGTTACTGCCTTTTCCGCTTCAATAGAAACGAAGGCTTCCCCGGCTACCAAGTCTTGGTCGACTAAATAATTAATAAAGGAAATGTCACCAAATTCTTCTTGGCCAGCCTTAGAAAGGCCAATGATCACTTGCTTATCTGCTGTTTGAGTTAACCATAAACCATTATCAGTGTATACTTTTTCCATTATTTACTTCCCCTCTTTTTCTATCCAGTAAGCCACAGTATCTTCTTTAGCCCCTGTAGTTGCTACTTCCTTGTCTGTCACTAAGGGACGTTTAATTAACATCCCATCACTCGCTAATAAGTCAACAATTTCTTCCTGAGATAAGTCATCAATTTTATCCTTTAAGTCCATTTCTCGGTAAGCCGAGCCCGAGGTGTTAAAGACTTGCTTGGGTCGGTCAGTGCTTTCTAGGGCCCGTTTTATATCTTCCTTACTAGGCACATGTTCACGGATATCGTAAAACTGATAGTCAAGCCCGGCCTCGTTAAAGGCTTTTTCCACTCGTCGCGAGGTAGAACATTGCTTAAGGCCATATAAATTGATCAAGACGGTCACCTCCACTTAATTTGCGCAATAGGCGATTGAGCCAATGTTGTTGTATTTCTGCTTCACTCCGGTTTTGATTATACTGGATGGACAAGACAAAACCCATACAGAGCATATTAGTTAATAAGGCCGATCCCCCTTGCGAAATAAAGGGTAAGGGAATCCCTGTCAAAGGCAAGAGACCAATGGACATGCCAATATTTTCTACAATATGGAAGAGAATCATAGAAACGATCCCGGCAGTACCTGCGATATAGAAGGAATCGTAGGATTCATAGGCAATGGCAATCATGGTTAAGATCAATAAGAAATAAAGCAGGATCAAAAGGCTGCTGCCAATAAAGCCAAAGTTTTCACCAATCGTGGAAAAAATCATGTCGGACTCTCTCACGGGAACATAAACTTCAAAATTACCAAAACCCTTACCCAGCCATTGACCGGAACCAATAGCCTTGATACTTTGACTCAGTTGGTAGGACTCCCGCCGCGTATTTTCAAAGGGAGCCAACCAGGAATCAATCCGGGCAAATTGATAATCTTGAAAACCTAAGTGATAAAGTAAGTCACGGTTATAAATCACCAAAAAGAGTAAGCCAGCAAAGATAGCACCAATAATTAAAGCAATGGTCAGAATAATTCGCCAGTTAACCCCCGAAGCAAAAATCATACCCGAAAAGATCATCATAAACACCAGGGTCGTCCCAAAGTCATTCTGTAAGAGGATCAAAACCACCGGCACCGCAGTCCATAAAATCATGCGGCCGATAAATTTAAAGTCCCATTTTAACTGCTTAGAAACCGGCAAAGCGTCATAATTCAAAGCTTCGGTTCTTTGATTATATTCACTGACCAAACGGGACATCATTAAGATATAAAAGAACTTCATGATCTCTGATGGTTGGAAGGACAAGGTCCCGATGGTGAACCAGGATTTAGCCCCAAACAAGGTATATTGTTGGCGGTCATAGAAAAACAAGACCAAGATCAAGAGAAAGATCCCAAAACCATACAGGACAGGAACAAATCGATAAAAGGTCTTCTTGTCAATCTGCATGACAAAGGCAATGGCGATAAAACTGACCACATACCAAAAGATTTGCATCAGAGTGGGCTTTAATGAGCCGCCCCCAAATTGTAAATAAGTGGTGGCGAAAATCACCGCGACACTCATGGCCATCAGAGCTAATAAAAGCGCGATAATGGTTGGATTAATGGATTTTGCTTGGCTAACTTTTTTTAAACGTTGGCTTCTTGAACGTGCCATACTTACACTCCTTAGTTTAACAGCTAACAATACGCTTAGTCATTCTTCTGTAAAGCTTCCGCTTGGATCGCCTTGGAGGCCCGTTTTAAGGGACTATAAGCGATCTCCTTATCATTTAAATGAGGAAAATCTGGAGATAGACTGACCTCATACTTAATGCGTTGATCAAGATAGGTATCCGCATGTTTATAGCGATAATAAAT
This genomic stretch from Aerococcus mictus harbors:
- a CDS encoding M13 family metallopeptidase, whose translation is MTVDMSQAKEDLYMAVNGEWIDQAEIPEDKSSTGGFMALRDGIEELSMADIEKMAAGEIKLDNPEMEEMITLYQLAMDFDRLDQEGANPIQADLENVDELTDFSQIQAFSKQWLLAGHDFVFNLGNEADMKNTVNYALYLSRPNTILPDKGYYEEDNGTGKQLLEIWRRSTVDLLKAMGFSDELSQRHTDQAIAFDALFVPYVKSQEELADYTKSYNPKGIDEVESYTSHFSLKAIIKELIGQEPETVIVTEPRYFEALDEFFSPHHFEELKSWMIVNVARDGAQALSEDLRQIASQYSLALSGNPKTMSREKHAFYLTVNTFDQVFGCYYGKKYFGPEARADVTAMIEEMIAVYKDRLKHNTWLSQQTIKKAIVKLDAITIMAGYPDSYPEIYQRFKVDSNLPLYQNLKAFTAERVKDNLAKWGQEVDHSRWHMSAETVNAYYDPSANNICFPAGILQAPFYDLKQSRSENYGGIGGVIAHEISHAFDNNGAQFDEQGNLNNWWLDEDYEVFTQKAQAMIDQFDGLPLGDGEVNGTLTVSENIADAGGLQAAYQAMTHEEDYDPIAFFNNWARIWCMKARPQYQNLLLSIDVHAPNYWRANQQVKNLDAFHVAYQTSSENKMYLDPEDRVVIW
- a CDS encoding gamma-glutamyl-gamma-aminobutyrate hydrolase family protein; this translates as MRIDKVIGITGNDTLNDREWDEFSRDYTPHGYVDGVSRSGNLPIIIPIHSDLRRAEDYIQRIDGLIFTGGQDVHPLMYGEDPAPRLNDIYPKRDYWERALFEAALKYQVPILAVCRGFQLINILLGGTVYQDLSYYPVKDRPAIQHVQKHSRMIYPHHSVTIKEGSEMYRLLGNKDKAQVNSYHHQAIRDLAPKLEATAWAADGVIESYQFGDDNEKHPLLGVQWHPEIMIQNNEEMMPIFEWFSYF
- a CDS encoding LURP-one-related/scramblase family protein, yielding MRRLYIKQRIFKITDHYNIKDDQGQVCYRVDEDFKFFGHKVKVSDPQGQPLFEINRKLFKIFSEYQIKFVDGSQVTIKDRLSFFRRKVKISSPDYNLDLKGNFLDNNFALTLDGEKIGSINHKIFAIRDTFVLDVYDEDYEAVMVGLAIALDNMMDNEEAAD
- a CDS encoding glycine cleavage system protein H, encoding MEKVYTDNGLWLTQTADKQVIIGLSKAGQEEFGDISFINYLVDQDLVAGEAFVSIEAEKAVTDILAPLSGKVVGKNEKAEGTPTDLNSDKDNLNWLVAVEPSSAFDPTAFKSEETK
- a CDS encoding Spx/MgsR family RNA polymerase-binding regulatory protein; the protein is MINLYGLKQCSTSRRVEKAFNEAGLDYQFYDIREHVPSKEDIKRALESTDRPKQVFNTSGSAYREMDLKDKIDDLSQEEIVDLLASDGMLIKRPLVTDKEVATTGAKEDTVAYWIEKEGK
- a CDS encoding FtsW/RodA/SpoVE family cell cycle protein; this encodes MARSRSQRLKKVSQAKSINPTIIALLLALMAMSVAVIFATTYLQFGGGSLKPTLMQIFWYVVSFIAIAFVMQIDKKTFYRFVPVLYGFGIFLLILVLFFYDRQQYTLFGAKSWFTIGTLSFQPSEIMKFFYILMMSRLVSEYNQRTEALNYDALPVSKQLKWDFKFIGRMILWTAVPVVLILLQNDFGTTLVFMMIFSGMIFASGVNWRIILTIALIIGAIFAGLLFLVIYNRDLLYHLGFQDYQFARIDSWLAPFENTRRESYQLSQSIKAIGSGQWLGKGFGNFEVYVPVRESDMIFSTIGENFGFIGSSLLILLYFLLILTMIAIAYESYDSFYIAGTAGIVSMILFHIVENIGMSIGLLPLTGIPLPFISQGGSALLTNMLCMGFVLSIQYNQNRSEAEIQQHWLNRLLRKLSGGDRLDQFIWP